Proteins encoded in a region of the Kwoniella shivajii chromosome 3, complete sequence genome:
- a CDS encoding sorting nexin-4, which produces MSSQPIDEDGFHSIAWDDAPPRAMISPSSPFDEEGEGFENISATSTSHEDEHEQTASTSTATLGKRERQGSVEVDPSEWNGRWMSIEVRDPVKEHEGTKDMFVSYAVKTQTNLSTFAKIPAVVRRRFQDFVFLREHLVKNFPACVVPPIPDKHRLEYIKGDRFGPEFIERRRLDLQRFADRIARHPTLQRSQLVNDFLQSTEWTVAKHHHISHPPPESHTSLMDSLSDTFINAFSKVRKPDGRFVEMAEELERFEEGLTSVERLVGRGKTRVDDLSTDYQDMAAAYQGLGYLESGITEPLNRFAEKMLDFSALLKHMNQQTVEPFLIQSHSLLAYASSHRNVIKLRDQKQLDFEELSAYLSAIVSERDRLAALNSGHSAAPVGLGTYLRDQVDKIRGTDDVHTRRERIRKLDGKINELQDAVTTAHETSNAFSDEVLKEHAVFELNKKQEMKEVLETYADGQVEMLQRAMDDWDRIIPLLQRIRVDV; this is translated from the exons ATGTCATCACAACCGATCGATGAGGACGGCTTCCACTCTATAGCATGGGACGATGCTCCTCCTCGAGCTATGATATCTCCTTCGTCACCATTCGACGAAGAGGGAGAAGGGTTCGAGAATATATCCGCTACTTCAACTAGCCACGAAGATGAACACGAACAGAcagcttccacttcgacTGCAACATTAGgtaaaagagaaagacaaggaTCAGTAGAGGTTGATCCAAGTGAATGGAACGGTAGATGGATGAGCATAGAAGTCAGAGATCCTGTTAAAGAACATGAAGGTACTAAAGACATGTTCGTTTCTTACGCTGTTAAAACTCAG ACAAACCTTTCGACTTTCGCCAAGATACCTGCTGTTGTGAGAAGGAGATTTCAGGATTTCGTGTTTCTTCGTGAACACCTGGTGAAGAATTTTCCAGCTTGCGTGGTACCTCCCATTCCAGATAAGCATCGTCTTG AATACATCAAAGGTGATAGGTTTGGACCCGAATTCATTGAAAGGAGACGACTGGA TCTTCAACGATTCGCAGATAGGATAGCTAGACATCCGACACTACAACGGAGTCAATTGGTCAATGATTTCTTACAAAGTACAGAATGG ACCGTGGCgaaacatcatcatatatctcATCCACCACCTGAATCGCACACATCTTTGATGGATTCGTTGTCGGATACGTTTATAAACGCATTCTCGAAAGTGCGAAAACCGGATGGAAGGTTTGTTGAGATGGCTGAGGAACTGGAGAGGTTCGAAGAAGGTTTGACTTCTGTGGAGAGGTTAGTAGGTAGAGGTAAAACAAGggttgatg ATCTGTCGACGGATTACCAAGACATGGCTGCCGCTTATCAAGGATTAGGATATCTCGAATCGGGTATCACTGAACCTCTCAATAGGTTCGCAGAGAAGATGTTGGATTTCTCGGCGCTTCTAAAGCACATG AACCAACAAACTGTCGAACCATTCTTGATCCAGTCACATTCCCTGTTGGCGTATGCCAGTTCCCATAGAAACGTGATAAAACTTCGAGATCAGAAGCAACTAGATTTCGAAGAGCTTTCAGCTTATTTATCTGCTATCGTATCTGAGCGTGATCGATTAGCAGCTTTGAACAGTGGGCATTCAGCTGCTCCCGTAGGCTTAGGGACTTACCTAAGAGATCAAGTTGATAAGATCAGAGGAACGGATGATGTTCATACGAGAAGGGAGAGAATCAGGAAACTGGACGGGAAAATcaatgag CTACAAGACGCAGTCACTACAGCTCATGAAACCTCAAATGCTTTCTCAGATGAAGTATTGAAAGAACATGCAGTGTTTGAATTGAATAAAAagcaagagatgaaagaagttCTGGAAACTTATGCCGATGGTCAAGTTGAAATGCTTCAGCGCGCAATGGACGACTGGGAcagg ATCATTCCGCTATTGCAGAGGATAAGAGTTGATGTGTAG
- a CDS encoding chlorophyll synthesis pathway protein BchC: MSDSNIPSEMSALYYHEARNFEVKKVPVPTINDNEVLLKVDICGVCGTDQHIHEGEFISKFPLIPGHEAVGKVVAMGKNVKGFSLGDRVAADVGETCGWCHYCRKGDELFCEHFTPAGVARDGGFADYIKYHFAKCYKIKNLGDEEATLLEPASCAIHGMDKLKMPFGAKVLLIGAGPTGLILAQLMKIGGAGHITIAANKGIKMDIARKVDAADAYIDLDRQDAANQWANIKKENPYGFDVVAECTGVESIVNDAINYVTRGGTLLVYGVYEDKARLPSWSPTDIFVNEKRIIGSFSQTYCFPRAIELLDSGKIKTTGMVTDVFDLKDYQKALDKMATRQALKIAIRP, translated from the exons ATGTCCGACTCTAATATCCCATCTGAAATGAGTGCTTTGTACTAccatgag GCTCGAAACTTTGAGGTCAAGAAGGTACCTGTTCCCACCATCAACGACAATGAAGTCCTCCTCAAAG TCGACATCTGTGGTGTATGCGGTACCGAC CAACATATCCATGAAGGAGAATTCATCTCCAAGTTCCCTTTGATTCCCGGACACGAAGCCGTTGGTAAAGTTGTTGCCATGGGTAAAAACGTCAAAGGTTTCTCTCTTGGTGACCGAGTGGCTGCCGATGTCGGAG AGACCTGTGGATGGTGTCACTATTGCCGAAAGGGTGATGAGCTCTTCTGTGAGCACTTCACCCCTGCCGGTGTCGCCAGAGACGGTGGTTTTGCCGATTATATCAAATA CCACTTCGCCAAATGTTACAAGATCAAGAACCTCGGTGATGAGGAAGCTACTCTCCTTGAGCCCGCATCATGTGCCATTCACGGTATGGACAAACTCAAGATGCCTTTCGGTGCCAAAGTCCTCTTGATCGGTGCTGGACCCACTGGTTTGATCTTGGCTCAACTGATGAAGATCGGTGGTGCCGGACACATCACCATTGCCGCCAACAAGGGtatcaagatggatatcGCTCGAAAAGTTGATGCTGCCGATGCATACATTGATCTCGACAGACAAGATGCCGCCAACCAATGGGCTAacatcaagaaagagaaccCATACGGTTTCGATGTTGTAGCTGAATGTACCGGTGTCGAATCTATCGTAAACGACGCCATCAACTACGTTACTCGAGGTGGTACTTTACTCGTCTATGGTGTCTACGAGGACAAAGCTAGACTTCCATCTTGGTCTCCTACCGATATCTTCGTTAACGAAAAG CGAATCATCGGTTCATTCTCCCAAACATACTGTTTCCCAAGAGCTATCGAACTCCTCGATTCAGGTAAAATCAAGACTACAGGTATGGTCACCGATGTCTTCGATCTTAAGGATTACCAAAAAGCTCTTGACAAAATGGCCAC TCGACAAGCCCTTAAGATCGCCATCAGACCTTAA